A stretch of the Desulfobacter sp. genome encodes the following:
- the acnA gene encoding aconitate hydratase AcnA: MTLQSVQEKLSFQEKELIVHNIQLLEKHQIARISSLPFSARVIIENLARNVGNGIVVWEDVVNAARFYETPESDPGLIAFYPGRVLMQDFTGVPAVVDFAAMRDAVNKAGGDPKKINPLVPVDLVIDHSIQVDHFKEKNSFFLNAQKEYQRNAERYTLLKWAQKNFDNFRVVPPESGICHQVNLEYLASVVATKPTQDGTLAFPDTLVGTDSHTTMINALGVLGWGVGGIEAEAVMLGQPYYMNLPRIVGVNFRGKPQKGITSTDIALVVTQLLRKENVVEKIVEYTGEGLKNLTLTDRATIANMSPEYGATSGFFPVDSQTLDYLEKTNRSDTAALTQTYCQTCGLFNTHDQNLIFSKTLDVDLSAIEPSIAGPSRPQDRIVLSGVKEKTTAIYDLEKRKTTQIPPESGKDKNSPCLTHGSIVIAAITSCTNTSNPYTMIGAGLVAKKAVQKGLSIPWYVKTSLSPGSRVVLDYLEDAGLMDTFEAIGFNNTGFGCMTCIGNSGPIDPYIEKAIKTHDLDAISVLSGNRNFEARIHQDVKGNFLMSPILVVIYAIAGRIDIDFETDPLGMSTDGNPVFMKDIWPEADEINRVVEAHVQKKFFKKQYANIFQGDQLWRDLKVKETTTFEFDKESTYIRNPPFFKDFSIHTQGLKDIKNARPLLVLGDSVTTDHISPAGTIPVDYPAGHYLTEHGVKPWEFNSYGSRRGNHEVMMRGTFANIRIQNRLVDDTGGLTKAFPSGDTRYIFDASQSYQASKTDLIVFGGKEYGTGSSRDWAAKGTCLLGVKAVIAESFERIHRSNLVGMGVLPLVFSDNDSFASLGLTGEETFDILGLEDIKPGKPVEVKARLEDKTVSFLAIVKLNTQIEIDYIKNQGILHYVLRQMI, encoded by the coding sequence ATGACCCTGCAGAGCGTTCAAGAAAAATTGTCATTCCAAGAAAAAGAGTTGATCGTTCACAATATTCAACTTTTGGAAAAACATCAGATTGCCCGAATCAGTTCCCTTCCCTTTTCCGCCCGCGTGATCATTGAAAACCTGGCCCGGAACGTTGGCAACGGCATTGTTGTCTGGGAAGATGTGGTCAATGCGGCCCGGTTTTATGAAACACCCGAATCTGACCCGGGCCTTATCGCCTTTTACCCGGGCCGGGTGCTGATGCAGGACTTTACCGGGGTTCCGGCAGTGGTGGATTTTGCAGCCATGCGGGATGCGGTGAACAAGGCTGGGGGTGATCCCAAAAAAATTAACCCTCTGGTGCCTGTGGACCTGGTCATTGACCACTCTATCCAGGTGGATCACTTTAAAGAAAAAAATTCTTTTTTCCTGAATGCCCAAAAAGAATATCAAAGAAATGCCGAACGGTATACGCTTTTAAAATGGGCCCAGAAAAACTTTGACAACTTCAGGGTGGTGCCCCCCGAATCCGGGATCTGCCACCAGGTCAACCTGGAATACTTGGCCTCTGTCGTAGCCACCAAACCCACCCAGGACGGCACCCTTGCCTTTCCGGACACTCTGGTGGGAACCGACTCCCACACCACCATGATCAACGCCTTGGGTGTTCTGGGCTGGGGCGTGGGCGGCATTGAGGCTGAAGCGGTGATGCTGGGGCAACCCTATTATATGAACCTGCCCAGGATCGTGGGGGTCAACTTTAGGGGCAAACCCCAAAAAGGGATCACCTCCACGGACATTGCCCTGGTGGTCACCCAATTGCTCAGAAAAGAAAACGTGGTGGAAAAAATTGTTGAATATACCGGAGAGGGTCTTAAAAACCTGACCCTCACAGACCGGGCCACCATTGCCAATATGTCTCCGGAGTACGGGGCAACCTCAGGCTTCTTCCCCGTGGATTCCCAGACCCTGGATTATCTGGAAAAGACCAACCGCAGTGACACCGCAGCGTTGACCCAAACCTATTGTCAAACCTGCGGATTGTTTAACACCCATGACCAGAACCTTATTTTTTCAAAAACCCTTGATGTGGATCTCTCTGCCATTGAACCTTCCATTGCCGGTCCCTCAAGGCCCCAGGACAGAATTGTCCTTTCCGGGGTCAAGGAAAAAACAACCGCCATCTATGATCTTGAAAAACGAAAAACCACCCAGATTCCCCCGGAATCTGGAAAAGATAAAAACAGCCCCTGCCTGACCCATGGATCGATTGTCATTGCCGCCATTACCTCCTGTACCAACACCTCCAACCCCTATACCATGATCGGGGCAGGACTTGTGGCCAAAAAAGCCGTTCAAAAAGGACTCAGTATTCCCTGGTACGTTAAAACAAGTCTATCCCCAGGCTCAAGGGTGGTCTTGGATTACCTTGAAGACGCAGGGCTCATGGATACTTTTGAAGCCATTGGATTCAACAACACAGGGTTTGGCTGCATGACCTGCATCGGCAATTCAGGGCCCATCGATCCCTATATTGAAAAGGCCATTAAAACCCACGACCTGGATGCGATCTCTGTGCTTTCCGGCAATAGAAATTTTGAGGCCAGAATCCACCAGGATGTTAAGGGCAACTTTCTCATGTCCCCGATCCTGGTGGTCATCTATGCCATTGCCGGCAGAATCGATATTGATTTTGAAACAGATCCATTGGGCATGAGCACGGATGGCAACCCTGTCTTTATGAAAGATATCTGGCCCGAAGCAGATGAAATCAACCGGGTGGTGGAAGCCCATGTCCAGAAAAAATTTTTTAAAAAACAATATGCCAATATTTTCCAGGGAGATCAGCTATGGCGTGATCTTAAGGTCAAAGAAACCACCACATTTGAATTTGACAAAGAGAGTACCTACATCAGGAACCCCCCGTTTTTCAAAGATTTTTCCATCCATACCCAGGGGCTCAAAGATATCAAAAATGCAAGACCCCTGCTGGTGTTAGGCGATTCGGTCACCACCGACCATATCTCTCCTGCCGGCACCATTCCGGTGGACTATCCAGCAGGACACTATCTGACTGAACATGGGGTAAAACCCTGGGAATTTAACTCCTATGGATCAAGAAGGGGCAACCATGAGGTCATGATGAGGGGAACCTTTGCCAATATCAGAATCCAAAACCGACTGGTGGATGATACCGGCGGGCTCACCAAGGCATTTCCTTCGGGTGACACCCGATATATTTTTGATGCATCTCAATCCTATCAAGCGTCTAAAACCGATCTTATCGTCTTTGGGGGCAAGGAATACGGAACGGGATCATCACGGGACTGGGCAGCCAAAGGCACCTGCCTGCTCGGGGTCAAAGCGGTGATTGCCGAATCCTTTGAACGGATTCACAGGTCCAACCTGGTGGGCATGGGTGTGCTTCCCCTGGTATTTTCCGATAATGACTCTTTTGCCAGTCTCGGCCTCACCGGAGAAGAGACCTTTGATATCCTGGGACTTGAGGACATCAAACCGGGGAAACCCGTTGAGGTCAAAGCCAGACTCGAGGATAAAACCGTTTCTTTTTTGGCCATAGTCAAGCTCAATACCCAGATTGAAATTGATTATATTAAAAATCAGGGTATCCTTCATTATGTCCTGCGCCAAATGATCTAG
- a CDS encoding NAD-dependent malic enzyme yields the protein MEINHYEFQYGEYGETTGVTINLRGFDVLRFNNISKGTAFTIDERRKLKLSGYLPPRVKSLEQQVTSSLKIVEEKENDIEKFIYIRSLYDRNVVLAHAVIASDVTRFLPIIYTPTVGQACQQYSSMFRRANGIHFYPGNIDYAEHILRNYTDQDIRVAVVTDNQGILGIGDQGAGGIPICLGKLMLYTQGAGIAPWHCLPISLDVGTDNQTLIEDLHYLGWREPRLTGKDYDAFIEKFVVAFKKIFPQALCQWEDFSKQTAFSVRDKYIQELISFNDDIQGTGSIALAGILAAMTVKKEKMTDQVYLVNGAGAGGIGIAEQIQTELMAQGLGQQEAAAKIFTMDSRGVVTSDRDLEPYKVKFAKDPKTLSWLNTSADNTLINVIENEKITVLIGTSGQPGMFTREVVDAMGKNTDRPAILPLSNPTTKAEALPKDVYEWTDGKALVATGSPFADVTHKGESFRIGQMNNSFVFPGVGLGIVASGATEVLPAFFSAAAHAVAEFISEEDLNKGILCPPLDQLKKVSIEVAKRVGAEAIKAGVTQNDCPFSDFKHENNQERLNTLIEKMCWNPVYF from the coding sequence ATGGAAATTAATCATTACGAGTTTCAGTACGGGGAATACGGCGAAACAACGGGTGTCACCATTAATTTAAGGGGATTTGATGTCCTGCGTTTCAACAATATCAGCAAAGGTACGGCCTTTACCATTGATGAAAGACGCAAGCTTAAACTCAGCGGATATCTGCCCCCCAGGGTAAAAAGCCTTGAACAACAGGTGACGTCAAGTCTGAAAATCGTTGAGGAAAAAGAAAATGATATTGAAAAATTTATCTATATCAGAAGCCTGTATGACAGGAATGTTGTCCTGGCCCATGCCGTAATCGCCTCTGATGTGACCCGTTTTCTGCCCATCATCTATACTCCCACCGTGGGCCAGGCCTGCCAGCAATACTCTTCCATGTTCCGCAGGGCAAACGGAATTCATTTTTATCCTGGCAACATTGACTATGCAGAACATATTTTAAGAAACTATACAGACCAGGACATCCGTGTGGCTGTTGTCACGGACAACCAGGGGATTTTAGGCATCGGTGATCAGGGTGCCGGCGGCATCCCCATCTGCCTTGGCAAACTCATGCTTTATACCCAGGGCGCAGGAATAGCGCCCTGGCACTGCCTGCCCATATCCCTTGATGTGGGCACGGACAACCAGACCTTGATTGAAGATCTCCACTACCTGGGATGGAGAGAGCCACGCCTCACCGGGAAAGACTATGATGCCTTTATTGAAAAATTTGTCGTTGCCTTTAAGAAAATCTTTCCACAGGCCCTGTGCCAATGGGAAGATTTTTCAAAACAGACCGCATTCAGCGTCAGGGATAAGTATATTCAAGAACTGATCTCATTTAACGATGATATCCAGGGTACAGGATCCATTGCCCTGGCCGGTATTCTTGCGGCCATGACCGTAAAAAAAGAAAAAATGACAGACCAGGTATATCTGGTCAACGGGGCCGGGGCCGGTGGCATCGGGATTGCCGAACAGATCCAGACAGAGCTGATGGCCCAGGGACTTGGCCAGCAAGAGGCTGCAGCTAAAATCTTTACCATGGATTCAAGGGGGGTGGTCACCTCTGACCGTGACCTTGAACCCTATAAGGTCAAGTTTGCAAAAGACCCCAAAACCTTATCCTGGCTCAACACATCAGCCGATAATACCCTGATCAATGTGATTGAAAATGAAAAAATTACCGTGCTTATCGGTACCTCAGGGCAGCCGGGCATGTTTACCCGGGAAGTGGTCGACGCCATGGGAAAAAATACCGACCGGCCGGCTATTTTACCCCTGAGCAACCCCACCACCAAAGCAGAAGCCCTGCCCAAAGACGTTTATGAATGGACGGACGGCAAAGCTCTGGTGGCCACCGGTTCCCCCTTTGCAGATGTGACGCACAAGGGAGAAAGCTTTCGGATCGGCCAGATGAATAACTCCTTTGTCTTCCCTGGAGTAGGCTTAGGAATTGTGGCATCCGGTGCCACAGAGGTGCTGCCGGCCTTTTTCTCTGCCGCAGCCCATGCGGTAGCAGAATTTATCAGCGAAGAGGACCTGAACAAGGGCATTCTTTGTCCGCCCCTGGACCAGTTGAAAAAAGTCTCCATAGAGGTGGCCAAAAGGGTGGGGGCTGAAGCCATAAAAGCCGGGGTGACCCAGAATGACTGTCCCTTTTCAGACTTCAAGCATGAAAACAACCAGGAACGGCTAAACACCCTGATTGAAAAAATGTGCTGGAATCCGGTTTACTTCTAA
- a CDS encoding sigma 54-interacting transcriptional regulator gives MNKNTSVAPLTQTTTKVILDSISDGVFTIDYNWEITSFNRAAEEITGISRDEAMGRHCWEVFRSNMCEQNCALKKTMEEGKPFISTSAYIINSSQKKIPITASTSLLIDKNQEVIGGVETFRDHSVVEALRKELRQGVGVEDIISNSDSMKDIFNILPQISDSDASVLIEGETGTGKELMARAIHNMSHRKEAPFIAINCGALPDTLLESELFGYKKGAFTHAVKDKPGQFALAEGGTVFLDEIGDTSPAFQVRLLRVLQEHEYTPLGGISKEKTNVRIIAATNKNLTTQVETKQFRQDLYYRINVIRIALPPLRQRMEDIPPLVDRFISKLNLRQNKCIQGIDQDVLAAFMVHEFPGNIRELENIIEHAFVLCPDGYIHTSHLPGSLSTIQSSDPQTDKDPVKAAQVKMISDALARNNYNRNAAARDLGIHKSTLFRRIKKLGITL, from the coding sequence ATGAATAAAAATACAAGCGTAGCCCCCCTGACCCAGACCACCACAAAAGTCATTCTCGACTCCATATCCGACGGGGTTTTCACCATTGACTATAACTGGGAAATCACCTCATTTAACCGGGCAGCCGAAGAAATCACCGGCATTTCCCGGGATGAAGCCATGGGACGCCACTGCTGGGAAGTCTTCCGGTCCAACATGTGCGAGCAGAACTGTGCCCTGAAAAAAACCATGGAAGAGGGAAAACCATTCATTTCCACCTCAGCCTATATTATCAACTCCAGTCAAAAAAAGATTCCCATTACCGCCTCCACCTCTTTGCTCATTGATAAAAACCAGGAAGTGATCGGCGGGGTTGAAACATTTAGGGATCATTCTGTGGTGGAAGCCTTGAGAAAAGAACTCAGACAAGGGGTCGGGGTCGAAGATATCATCAGCAATTCAGATTCAATGAAAGATATTTTCAACATTCTTCCCCAGATATCTGACAGTGACGCATCCGTACTCATCGAAGGCGAAACCGGCACGGGAAAAGAACTCATGGCCAGGGCCATTCATAATATGAGCCACCGCAAAGAGGCCCCGTTCATCGCCATAAATTGCGGGGCCCTGCCGGACACGCTGCTTGAATCTGAGCTGTTCGGATACAAAAAAGGGGCATTTACCCACGCGGTCAAGGACAAGCCCGGCCAGTTTGCCCTGGCCGAAGGAGGAACGGTCTTCCTGGATGAAATCGGGGATACCAGCCCGGCATTCCAGGTCCGGCTTTTAAGGGTGCTTCAAGAACATGAGTACACGCCCTTGGGCGGGATCTCAAAGGAAAAAACCAATGTCAGGATCATTGCGGCAACCAACAAAAATTTGACCACCCAGGTGGAAACAAAACAATTCCGCCAGGACCTGTATTATCGAATCAATGTGATCCGAATCGCCCTGCCCCCCCTGCGCCAGCGAATGGAAGATATCCCCCCCCTGGTGGACCGGTTTATTTCAAAACTGAACCTGCGCCAGAACAAATGCATCCAGGGCATTGATCAGGATGTTCTGGCAGCCTTTATGGTCCATGAATTTCCGGGCAATATCCGGGAACTTGAAAATATCATAGAGCATGCCTTTGTGCTCTGTCCTGACGGGTATATTCATACCAGCCACCTGCCCGGATCTCTTTCCACCATTCAAAGTTCAGATCCTCAAACAGACAAGGATCCGGTCAAAGCCGCACAGGTCAAAATGATCTCAGATGCCCTGGCCCGCAATAATTACAACCGCAATGCCGCGGCAAGGGATCTTGGCATCCATAAAAGCACACTTTTCAGACGGATAAAAAAACTGGGCATTACACTATAG
- a CDS encoding dinitrogenase iron-molybdenum cofactor biosynthesis domain-containing protein has protein sequence MKIAITAWGNRVSPVFDAARTLLIADIKGHTIKSKTYVSFHPDDIQDLAALLSHEQVSTLICGAISTEPSDQIAENHIRLISFVSGNALDILNSFASRYTIDQSHMMPGCSLDYSRR, from the coding sequence TTGAAAATTGCAATAACGGCATGGGGCAACCGGGTCTCTCCTGTTTTTGATGCTGCCAGAACCTTATTGATTGCCGATATTAAAGGACATACAATTAAGAGCAAAACCTATGTTTCCTTTCACCCTGATGATATTCAGGATCTGGCGGCATTGCTGAGCCATGAACAGGTGTCCACCCTGATCTGCGGTGCCATCTCCACAGAGCCCTCAGATCAAATCGCTGAAAATCATATCCGCCTGATTTCATTTGTATCCGGGAATGCCCTGGATATTCTCAACAGCTTTGCCAGCAGATATACCATTGACCAGAGCCATATGATGCCGGGCTGCAGTCTGGATTACTCCCGCAGATAG
- the zupT gene encoding zinc transporter ZupT has translation MAPDTPTLIFAFSLTLFAGLSTGIGSALAFFAKETNTRFLTASLGFSAGVMIYVSLVEIFAKAKDALTAVLGPSQGYLLATLAFFGGIFLIAMIDKLVPSFENPHEIRGVEEMSQMSKEAHKKKDLERMGMFSALAIAIHNFPEGLATFVGGLQDPALGLSIAVAIAIHNIPEGIAVSVPLYYATGSRKKAFGLSFLSGLSEPVGALVGYFLFFRYFNDYIFGLLFAMVAGIMVFISLDELLPTAEKYGEHHIAMYGVVAGMAVMAASLVLFV, from the coding sequence ATGGCCCCTGATACCCCGACCCTTATATTTGCATTTTCCCTGACCCTTTTTGCAGGACTTTCCACCGGTATCGGCTCAGCCCTTGCCTTTTTTGCAAAAGAAACCAATACCCGGTTTTTGACAGCCTCCCTGGGATTTTCCGCAGGGGTTATGATCTATGTCTCCCTGGTTGAAATTTTTGCAAAGGCAAAGGATGCGCTGACAGCTGTCCTGGGGCCTTCCCAGGGATATTTACTGGCCACACTGGCTTTTTTTGGTGGAATCTTTTTGATCGCCATGATTGATAAACTGGTGCCAAGTTTTGAAAACCCCCATGAAATCAGGGGAGTTGAAGAGATGTCACAGATGAGCAAAGAGGCCCATAAAAAAAAGGACCTGGAACGGATGGGAATGTTCTCTGCCCTGGCCATAGCCATTCATAATTTCCCGGAAGGCCTTGCCACCTTTGTGGGCGGGCTCCAGGACCCGGCCCTGGGACTCAGCATCGCCGTTGCCATTGCCATTCACAATATACCTGAAGGCATTGCCGTTTCCGTTCCCCTCTACTATGCCACGGGCAGCCGAAAAAAAGCATTTGGTCTCTCTTTTCTCTCCGGTCTGTCAGAACCTGTGGGTGCCCTGGTGGGGTATTTTCTGTTCTTTCGGTATTTTAACGATTACATATTTGGGCTGCTCTTTGCCATGGTGGCCGGAATCATGGTCTTTATATCCTTGGATGAACTATTGCCCACAGCGGAAAAATATGGGGAACACCATATTGCCATGTACGGGGTGGTGGCAGGAATGGCCGTCATGGCGGCAAGCCTTGTCCTCTTTGTCTGA
- a CDS encoding DMT family transporter translates to MIEHSFFGLFVGALIISFSSVFVKISQVNPMVSAFYRVLFGCLFLSLACAVKKEFKKASLKNSLLAVACGLIFSIDLFCWHFSIEYVGPGLATILGNCQVFILALAGWLLFKEPLGALFLLALPMALAGLYLIIGVDMNQLSPQYFLGVGLGIVTAISYGGFLLMIRHVQSDQKGLVFYYQVIVTGSCSVFLGIVVVGSGHSFVIPNMGSLASLLGLGGLSQALAWAMIGFCLPRVDASRAGLALLLQPALSFVWDVVFFSRQTGGAGWIGVALVLAAIYMGMVYGRKKSSS, encoded by the coding sequence ATGATTGAACATTCCTTTTTTGGCCTGTTTGTGGGTGCCCTGATCATCAGCTTTTCCAGTGTGTTTGTCAAGATTTCCCAGGTAAACCCCATGGTTTCGGCTTTTTACCGGGTGCTTTTTGGCTGCCTTTTTTTGTCCCTTGCCTGTGCCGTTAAAAAAGAATTTAAAAAAGCGAGTCTGAAAAATAGCCTTCTGGCCGTTGCCTGCGGCCTTATTTTCAGTATTGATCTGTTCTGCTGGCATTTTAGTATTGAGTATGTTGGGCCGGGACTTGCCACTATTTTAGGCAATTGCCAGGTCTTTATTCTGGCTCTTGCCGGATGGCTTCTCTTTAAGGAACCACTGGGGGCTTTGTTTTTGCTGGCCCTTCCCATGGCATTGGCTGGCCTTTACCTGATCATCGGTGTGGACATGAATCAATTGAGCCCCCAATATTTTTTGGGTGTCGGACTGGGGATTGTCACAGCCATAAGCTATGGCGGATTCCTTTTGATGATCAGGCATGTCCAATCGGATCAAAAAGGGCTGGTTTTTTATTACCAGGTGATAGTGACAGGCTCGTGTTCTGTTTTTTTGGGGATCGTGGTGGTAGGATCGGGTCATTCTTTTGTGATTCCCAACATGGGGTCCCTGGCATCGCTGTTGGGGCTGGGAGGGCTGTCCCAGGCATTGGCCTGGGCCATGATAGGGTTTTGTCTGCCCCGGGTTGACGCCTCGAGAGCTGGTCTTGCACTTTTGCTTCAGCCTGCCCTCTCATTTGTCTGGGATGTGGTTTTTTTCAGCCGGCAGACCGGTGGGGCCGGCTGGATCGGGGTGGCTCTGGTACTGGCTGCCATCTACATGGGAATGGTTTACGGAAGGAAAAAATCGTCTTCATAG
- a CDS encoding DUF2889 domain-containing protein, with translation MLKDIIQTHSPIHCRNICLSTMAQKANQIIVHGELKDKRRIHIIDILGRDKAPGTIHHMSVTLLIALDRLRIIQAEAEMLTTPMAECAQTLDCMDRLINLEIKPGFSKSISTLVGGPNGCAHLCTLVTAMGTEIVHGGMAWKQHQDPDRKIPLQNADTYLFDSCRMWKKNGPKHRELVQAIKKENKTSGGTI, from the coding sequence ATGCTAAAAGATATCATACAAACCCATTCACCCATCCATTGCCGGAATATTTGCCTGTCAACAATGGCTCAAAAAGCCAACCAGATCATTGTCCACGGAGAACTCAAGGATAAAAGGCGGATTCATATCATAGACATTCTCGGCCGTGATAAGGCTCCGGGAACCATCCACCACATGTCGGTCACCCTTCTCATTGCATTGGATCGGCTCAGAATCATCCAGGCAGAGGCTGAAATGTTGACCACCCCCATGGCAGAATGTGCCCAGACCCTGGACTGCATGGACAGACTCATCAATCTTGAAATCAAACCTGGATTTTCCAAAAGCATCAGCACTCTGGTAGGCGGGCCCAATGGATGCGCCCACCTTTGCACACTCGTAACGGCCATGGGAACCGAGATTGTCCACGGCGGGATGGCCTGGAAACAGCACCAGGACCCGGACCGAAAAATACCCCTCCAAAACGCAGACACCTATCTTTTTGATTCATGCAGAATGTGGAAAAAAAACGGGCCCAAGCACAGGGAACTGGTTCAGGCCATAAAAAAAGAAAATAAAACCAGTGGCGGGACAATTTAA
- a CDS encoding MGMT family protein, which yields MDPILSGGRQKSEDFDPGSKLAPFTRKVLDVIQAIPSGRVLSYGRVASLAGNPQGARQVARLLHSMSQKYDLPWHRVVNASGKISLPEGRGYELQKALLESEGICFSRARRIDFLTYLWVPKTRLE from the coding sequence ATGGACCCGATCCTGTCCGGAGGTCGTCAAAAATCGGAGGATTTTGATCCAGGATCTAAGTTAGCGCCGTTTACCCGCAAAGTACTGGATGTGATTCAGGCCATTCCTTCGGGCCGGGTGCTCTCCTACGGCCGGGTTGCGTCCCTGGCCGGAAACCCCCAGGGGGCAAGGCAGGTTGCCAGACTTCTTCATTCCATGTCCCAAAAGTACGATCTTCCCTGGCATCGGGTGGTCAATGCGTCCGGAAAGATTTCCCTGCCAGAGGGCAGGGGGTATGAGCTTCAAAAGGCATTGCTTGAATCCGAAGGCATATGTTTTTCCAGAGCCCGCAGGATTGATTTTTTAACTTATTTATGGGTACCCAAAACCCGGTTGGAATAA
- a CDS encoding amino acid ABC transporter permease, which yields MGIAFVWFFLARMGTVLAYEWNWAAIPQYFFFRDPDTGQLVPNILVQGFFTTIRLSVWATGLGFVLGTLSGVMGARGDGFQRFISQTYVGIVRNIPSLVLLIIFYYFVASQFLDFLGLDAWVRDQPRGVQSIIGLLFSEPGQINSFVSAVAALALYEGAYISEIVRGGILGIPQGQWEASSSIGLSGFKTFRLVVLPQAFRKVAFPLAGQFISTIKDSAIVSVISIQELTFQGMELMAATFLTFEVWVTITFLYFLLTFSLSRVMAFMERHFNREIR from the coding sequence ATGGGTATTGCCTTTGTCTGGTTTTTTTTAGCCCGCATGGGAACAGTCCTTGCCTATGAATGGAATTGGGCAGCCATACCCCAGTATTTTTTTTTCAGGGACCCTGACACAGGACAGCTTGTCCCCAATATTCTTGTCCAGGGGTTTTTTACCACCATCAGGCTCAGCGTCTGGGCCACCGGGCTTGGCTTTGTATTGGGTACCCTGTCCGGTGTCATGGGGGCCAGGGGGGACGGATTCCAGCGTTTTATTTCCCAGACGTATGTGGGAATTGTCAGAAATATTCCCTCCCTGGTCCTGCTCATTATTTTTTATTATTTTGTGGCCAGTCAGTTTCTGGACTTTTTAGGGCTGGATGCCTGGGTCCGGGACCAGCCAAGGGGGGTCCAAAGCATCATTGGTCTGCTTTTTTCCGAACCCGGACAGATCAACTCCTTTGTGTCGGCCGTGGCCGCCCTGGCCCTTTATGAGGGGGCCTATATTTCTGAAATTGTCCGGGGCGGTATTTTGGGTATTCCCCAGGGGCAGTGGGAAGCATCTTCTTCCATTGGGCTGTCCGGGTTTAAAACTTTTCGGTTGGTGGTTTTGCCCCAGGCCTTTAGAAAGGTGGCCTTTCCTCTGGCTGGCCAGTTTATCTCCACGATCAAGGATTCAGCCATTGTCTCGGTGATTTCCATCCAGGAACTGACCTTTCAGGGTATGGAACTCATGGCAGCCACATTTTTGACCTTTGAGGTCTGGGTCACTATTACATTTTTGTATTTTCTTCTGACCTTTTCTTTGTCCAGGGTCATGGCCTTTATGGAAAGGCATTTTAACCGGGAAATCCGGTAG
- a CDS encoding transporter substrate-binding domain-containing protein codes for MKKLGLGFIFLMLAVSTALAGQTGTALSNESIIEKIQKQGVLRVGMSTFVPWAMKDKKGKLIGFEIDVAKKLAKDMGVKIELVPTAWSGIIPALLTGKFDVIIGGMGITPERNLKVNFSMPYEFSGMSMVAHRKKADGFSSIEDFNQKEVIIAVRTGTTAAQAAKKYMPKARFKLFENESQALQELNLGRVHAVVSSAPMPAFHALKFPDKLFVPIKENFTREPIGFAIRKGDYDALNYFNNWILINHASGFLKERQTYWFETKKWESLVQ; via the coding sequence ATGAAAAAATTAGGTCTTGGGTTTATCTTTTTAATGCTTGCGGTGTCCACAGCTCTTGCAGGGCAGACCGGTACGGCGTTGTCCAATGAAAGTATTATTGAAAAAATTCAGAAACAAGGGGTGCTCAGGGTGGGAATGTCCACCTTTGTTCCCTGGGCCATGAAAGATAAAAAAGGCAAACTTATCGGATTTGAAATTGATGTGGCCAAAAAACTGGCCAAAGATATGGGGGTTAAAATCGAGTTGGTCCCCACGGCCTGGTCCGGTATTATTCCAGCCTTGCTCACGGGAAAATTTGATGTGATCATCGGCGGTATGGGCATTACCCCGGAACGCAATCTAAAGGTCAATTTCAGCATGCCCTACGAATTTTCAGGCATGTCCATGGTGGCTCACCGAAAAAAGGCTGACGGGTTTTCAAGTATAGAAGATTTTAATCAAAAAGAGGTCATTATTGCCGTTCGTACGGGAACCACAGCAGCACAGGCCGCAAAAAAATATATGCCAAAGGCCCGGTTTAAACTTTTTGAAAATGAGAGCCAGGCCCTTCAGGAACTGAACCTGGGCAGGGTTCATGCCGTCGTATCCTCAGCCCCCATGCCTGCCTTTCATGCCTTGAAATTTCCTGATAAACTTTTTGTGCCCATCAAGGAAAATTTTACACGAGAGCCCATTGGATTTGCCATTCGAAAAGGGGATTACGATGCCTTGAATTATTTTAACAATTGGATACTCATCAACCATGCTTCCGGGTTTTTAAAGGAAAGACAAACCTATTGGTTTGAAACAAAAAAATGGGAAAGCCTTGTTCAATAA